A genomic region of Eucalyptus grandis isolate ANBG69807.140 chromosome 5, ASM1654582v1, whole genome shotgun sequence contains the following coding sequences:
- the LOC104445505 gene encoding uncharacterized protein LOC104445505, whose product MADAEKIGGAREGEGEEEEERLLMEGVTVLDFDMLCSTVALQTQGKWRKLESGEGDDEGLELGGGVFRMWEGEVLDCFEDRRVALQSSCCPCYRFGKNMKRAGFGSCFMQGTFHFVLAFCAFFSVIAFAVTKRPLFIYLAVAFAFSLGTYMGLFRAQIRKKFNIKGSDSSLDDCVYHFICPCCALCQESRTLEMNNVQDGIWHGRGDTICVATYNEGSKAIIELNSTPVSLTKCPDPCTMQKGITAG is encoded by the exons ATGGCGGACGCGGAGAAGATAGGGGGAgcgagggagggggagggggaggaggaggaggagaggctgTTGATGGAGGGGGTGACGGTTCTTGATTTCGACATGCTGTGCTCGACGGTGGCGCTGCAGACGCAGGGGAAATGGAGGAAGCTCGAGAGCGGGGAGGGGGATGATGAGGGGTTGGAGCTTGGTGGTGGGGTTTTCAGGATGTGGGAAGGTGAGGTTCTTGATTGCTTCGAGGACCGTCGTGTTGCCCTTCAATCTTCATG TTGTCCATGCTACAGATTTGGGAAAAACATGAAGCGGGCGGGTTTCGGTTCTTGCTTTATGCAG GGAACCTTCCACTTTGTTCTTGCCTTCTGTGCATTTTTCAGTGTGATTGCTTTTGCAGTAACCAAGCGACCCTTATTTATCTACTTAGCAGTAGCTTTTGCCTTCTCACTTGGAACTTATATGGGCTTATTCCGTGCACAAATTAGAAAGAAGTTTAACATCAAA GGCTCTGACAGCTCTTTGGACGATTGTGTCTACCATTTTATATGTCCGTGCTGCGCCTTATGTCAG GAATCCCGAACTTTGGAGATGAACAATGTCCAGGATGGAATTTGGCATGGTCGTGGCGACACAATATGTGTGGCTACTTACAATGAAGGAAGCAAAGCAATAATTGAGCTAAATTCAACCCCTGTTTCCTTAACCAAGTGCCCCGACCCTTGCACAATGCAAAAGGGTATTACAGCAGGCTGA